In Zea mays cultivar B73 chromosome 7, Zm-B73-REFERENCE-NAM-5.0, whole genome shotgun sequence, the following proteins share a genomic window:
- the LOC542352 gene encoding pathogenesis related protein 4 precursor, producing the protein MAPRLACLLALAMAAIVVAPCTAQNSPQDYVDPHNAARADVGVGPVSWDDTVAAYAQSYAAQRQGDCQLIHSGGPYGENLFWGSAGADWSASDAVGSWVSEKQYYDHDTNSCAEGQVCGHYTQVVWRDSTAIGCARVVCDNNAGVFIICSYNPPGNVVGESPY; encoded by the coding sequence ATGGCACCGAGGCTAGCGTGCCTCCTAGCTCTGGCCATGGCAGCCATCGTCGTGGCGCCGTGCACGGCCCAGAACTCGCCGCAGGACTACGTGGACCCGCACAACGCGGCGCGCGCCGACGTGGGCGTCGGGCCGGTGTCCTGGGACGACACCGTCGCCGCGTACGCGCAGAGCTACGCGGCGCAGCGCCAGGGCGACTGCCAGCTGATCCACTCCGGCGGGCCCTACGGCGAGAACCTCTTCTGGGGCTCCGCCGGCGCCGACTGGTCGGCGTCCGACGCCGTGGGCTCCTGGGTGTCCGAGAAGCAGTACTACGACCACGACACCAACAGCTGCGCGGAGGGGCAGGTGTGCGGCCACTACACGCAGGTGGTGTGGCGCGACTCCACCGCCATCGGCTGTGCCCGCGTCGTCTGCGACAACAACGCCGGCGTCTTCATCATCTGCAGCTACAACCCGCCGGGCAACGTCGTCGGCGAGAGCCCCTACTAG
- the LOC103631919 gene encoding uncharacterized protein: MAIVVHMDTIHRTMWGPFRKIVIMDARGSLHIIKVWGDLLNKNALRWALAKEDYGIIIGTMFRRFRRQEFLESSDHTAIHFNPFHHNAHYFGPIQKALVARNNRQFAVTFLEEQRRR; the protein is encoded by the exons ATGGCTATTGTAGTCCACATGGATACAATTCATCGCACAATGTGGGGCCCTTTCAGAAAGATTGTTATAATGGATGCTAG GGGGTCTTTACATATCATTAAAGTTTGGGGTGACCTACTAAACAAAAATGCACTCCGTTGGGCGTTGGCTAAGGAGGATTATGGCATAATAATTGGGACTATGTTTAGGCGGTTCAGAAGACAAG AGTTCCTCGAGTCTTCGGATCATACCGCAATACACTTCAATCCGTTCCATCACAACGCCCACTATTTTGGAC CAATTCAAAAAGCTTTGGTGGCGCGGAACAACCGTCAGTTTGCTGTTACATTTCTTGAAGAGCAAAGGCGTAGATAG